Below is a window of Brassica napus cultivar Da-Ae chromosome A5, Da-Ae, whole genome shotgun sequence DNA.
AGGCGTAAGACTCTAGCAACTAGATGTTTTTAACCTTGAGAAGCTGGAAACACTAGTGAACCTACATATCCCGTTATGGAGAAAAAACTATCCTATAGCGAGATACTTATAATCCAATAGTCTCTCTACAGCTGAAAGTCATAGATCATATAACTCACCGATGATGCAAATGATTCCATGTACTCCAATAGCAAATTAGTGGCCTCTGTAAGACGCCCATAGTCAACATATAACTGAAACAAGGAAGCAGGACTTGCTTCTTGCCCACCCATTCCCAAAGCTTTCTCCTTCTTGCCGTCCTGTCGAACAAACAAGAAATTGGTCAACAAGACTTGCATGAAACCAGAAGAGAACAACCTTCCTTATGATTGTTTCTTTCCATGGTGTAAATGAAAGCGACCAACCTAGTTATAGATTACAATGCACAGCAAGTATTGTACAGAGAGATTATAAACATCTTCAACATTAGAGAGTCATGCAACAGGAACGCATAAATAAAATCTACTCTAGAATCTGTATCTCAGACATACTAACAGTGAAACAAAAGCTTACTGATGAAGCATTCTTCATGCATGCCAGTTATCTTTATCAAAGATGTAGGTATACTATATcatataccaaaataaaaaaatcaactaaAATATCCCAAATATTATCGACAATTTTACCTTGAACATGTGAACCAGCCAAAGAGGCAATTCGATACAAGAATCTGCCTGAAGAAGAGTTGAAGCAACAGTAACTGGCAATCTAGCGTGTATGTCTTTGTACCTCTTCTGCATTTATACACATAAATTATTTCACAACCAAACAACGATTAAAACTTTCAATACCCTAAGCTAATCAATACTCCTAAAATCCAGAGTAGTAAATACTTCGATACCAATTAAAACTAAAAGTGAACTCCAATCAAGAATTCAGAAATTACTCACAAGATAAACCTCAAGAATTTCCCAGTCACCAGCCAAGTTGGAGCTTTGAGCAGCAGGGCTTCTATCAGGCGAATGAGTGACTTCGTCTTCCGTAGATGTTAGCAAGAGATTAGGCCTGAGATCATTTCTGTAAAATGAACAAAGGTACATTTTTTTGGATAAGTCAGGCAAGTCAACAAGTAACCAAATGAAATACCAAGTAGCTAAGGTTCACTCACGATGACCACAGCGTTCCTTTAGCAGGGCAACATCTaattgtcatattctcaaatatCTTTTCCAGCTCCCTGAGAATAAGCAGTATTCATTAAACCTATGTAATTCTCAAGAACCTACGTAATTCTCAAGGCATGTGACACTAGAAAAACAAAGCAAGAAATTTTACCTTTTCAAAGCTGAGCctctccaaaattttaaaacaacagtgaATGCCATGTCATACAAGTCTGCCTGAACAAGAAGGTCAACCAAGTCCGGTGGTGGCTTTTCGAGCCCTGGAGTGAAGACAAAACAACGCATATTTATAAGACATGATTGTATAAGATTACTTGGAAACAGTCAGCAGTGTCTATGAGATCCTTCTGAAATCATGCCTTAAGGAAATTGCATAAAAGACATCAATGATGCACAAAACGACAACCAAATAAAGGAGACTGCCAATATATAATCCTTTCAACGGTTGTAGTACATCAAGCTCTTAATTTCCTCACATCCCATTCAGGGTGAAGATACCCTAGTTCTAAAGCACGGATTAATTAAAGTTCCAACCGCCCCTATACTGCAAACTCAAAATAGTCCATGGAGGAAATAAGAGACAGCTTACCTGAATATGTCCACTCAAAGTTTTTCAGAGAAAGCAAATATTCTGCTGTGGTGAAAACATACTCGTTTTGGATTTTCTCGATATCAATGCAACTCTGATACCCTTTTGGCTGGTCACTACTCCTTACTGCTGCAAAAGTAATTCAAATGTCGCTATCCATGGGATAATACATCAATATAACAAAATGACGCcaaagggtttagagattgAGAAGACTAACATTGTTGTTCTTCTACTCTTTTAGCCTTTTTTGCTGGATAATGCATGGATTCTTCTGGTAGTGGATCAATCCAAGCATGCCCAGGATGCACAAGACTTAATGCATTTATAGCAGCAGAAAGTCCATTTAGCCTCTCTTGCAAAACTAGGGACTTGTGTTTATAATCCGTGGATGCTGCCTCACTTCTCAGACGAGCAGAAAACTGATACATGTAACTTGCCGCCATTCGCCAATTGTGTCGTCTCATCTCGTAAGCATAAAGCAGCTTGTATGGATTTGGCTTTATCATTATCTCAGACCTCCCAGCCTACAAATCGCAGAAGAAAATATAGTAAATATAAAACAAGTGCAGAAACAAACGGACTCTGCTTCCCACAAAATACCTTCCAAAAGAGCTCTTGGGTGATCTTATCCGATAAGCCGATGAAAGGCAAATGTCCCTCACTGAGGATctgaaataaaaagagaaatattataAGAATTTGCTTTCTAAGTCATGGTAGTACAAACATCTTTGTGGAGGGCTGAACATTAAGATAGCACCCACACTAGCAGAGTCATTTTTAGTTCCAAACAAACTTACATCTAAGTACTAACAGCAAAGAGAAATTGCACATGAATTACACTATTTATAACAATTATGGAGATGATGGCCAGTCAAATGTTCTCGTTATTTTCCAAAcacagaaaaaataattaaggaaaataagaaaataagcaTTCTTGACCTCTACCTTGGTTTTGCCACATTCAAATAGAACTATGATGAAGCGCCTCAAACAGATGCGCTTAATTTCCTCATCAGGGTTTGAAATAATAGCGCAGTAAGCATCATTCAAGAGATTCAGATCTAACGTGAACTTGAAAACATTTGCCCACAGTCGTCCTCTACAGTAAGTGGCTGTTACAGGTGGATGGACGTTCTCGCTACTCTCCATGAAATTAATGGCCTCGTCTACTTGCTCAAGGGCTGCATACGCAAACTGACAAGCTCCTTCACTTATATTATACCGTTCAAAAATTTGCATAGCCCATTCATAGTAATGAAGTTTCCATGTTGCACAAGACTTTTCACCATCTGAAATACTGGCACCTGCTTCAACCATATGGATGGTAAAAAAGGGATAAGGAATCAGAAAGACACAAAGCCTAGTTTTCGAAAAAACAAAACTGGCAAAGAACCAGAGCAAGAACAAACTTCTTGAGGAGCTCACCAATTGTGGAATGTGAAAATCCTGCTTCTTTAGCCAAACTGTGCAAAGCCTTCCAAGATCCTTCACCTGATGAAGCTCTGCATCGGTAACCAGGGTCGATACCATGAGATGTATGTTAAAAATACCAAGACAAATGTTCTTGAAgtgaaaatattagtaattaaATGAACCAGAGACGTTGGCAAAAAAATAACGAGCTTGTCTTCTATGAGATTAGGATAAAACCCACAAATTATGTATTGGCACGATATACAATTTAAACATGAACAGGCTACAAAATTATCCGTGAAGAGACTCCAAATGATAAGCACCTGAAGAAGCAGCGGATGGAATCACTAATCTTCCTCTCTCTTGATATCCCGCATGCTCCACGTTGTACTTGATCAAGGAGGCAACAACCACGGAGATGTTGAAGAAGACACCAATCTCCGTTGGTATCTTGGGCATGTCCAAATGTTTTCTCCCCACGTAAACTTGCCTCCACAACCAAGAGGATTCGCTTGAAAATGGTAATTAAGAATATacgaaaaaacaaaacagaggaaTCAGCAGTTAATTTTAACTAGCAATTAGCTAAATACAGCGTTTTGTCACTAAGGAAACAGAGATAGTTGTTTACCTCAACCGCATCAGCCTGTCCATTCCTGATCAACCTAAGAGTAAGCTCAGTTGAGCGTCTTAGCAAAGAAGAAGCGTCTTCTCCTGTTTTACTATAACGAATCCAGCTGATAAAGTTTTGTACCAAGCTTGTAATGATTTGTGAACTTGGAAGATATCTTAAGTTAAATCGGCTATCCACAATGCAACTTCGGTCACTGAAAAGAAGAATATACGCCAATGAGAAACCGCATTTCCCAAGCATTGTGTTCCATGATCTTTTGTCAATGCTGCTATCTACAATGATAAGACGATTGTGTCCAGTGAGAAATATTGGATATAGGTATGAGCTTTGGGGAATATTTGCGAAGGACAAAAACCTACCAATCTGTAGAGATGAGAGCTTAGAGCTGAAATCATCCATTGAAGTCAATTGAGCCGGCGTGGTAACAAAGAAAAGAACGATGAGCCACTCTGAGACGATATCTTGGATCATCGGAAGCAATTCAAGCCGTAGCTTACATATGTCTTGCTGTGACATATTTACCTGCCAAAATAAAAAGCCAaagaaaaaagaggaaaaagaaCGTATGACTgcgtttaaaatatataaaaaagttgcAAGAAGTAGAGTATGTAAGATTAGTATCGAAATGTAAACTGACCTGCTCAGAGATGTTAAGCAGATAGCTGACGAGTAGGAAGATGTCAAAGGCAGACTCAAACATCACCTGTGCAAACTGAGAAGTCGCTTGAACGAGGATAGAACTACAGATATCAGATAATGTCTCGCCAACATTGTTATGCATAACTTTCTTAGGGACCAGATACTGCAAATAGTGCTCCATGATAGTAAAAACCTTTCCCCAAGATCCAGCCCTTTGACATAGAGCAGAGAGAGACAATAACATTTCAATGGAAAATGTCCTAAGATTTTTTTGAGCTTCCAGCTCTTTTTCCCATGCTCTATCAGTACCAAGATCCGACCAAGTACGCTGACCTATGGACATCGCATATCCCGACTCAAGGATGTTAACTAAGCGAGGAACAATTTCCTCAGATGAGATAACTGGCCTTCCAGTAACCGATTCATAATACATGGCATAAGGAGCAGCACCCCACTGCTTATTGATCTTCAAAGTACATCTTAGTACCTCCGACAGAATCTCATGTTCATTGATAGACATCCCCAAGCCTAAGCTTGTCAGGCCGCTGTGTTCGGAGGAAGATCCTATCAACAGACAGACACCGTATTAAATAAGTGATTATAAGCAATACAAGGAAACTATGGTCCTAGATAATAGATCAAGAACATACCTCCAAGGCTGTGCTCAACGTTCTCTAATCTAGAGAACAGTGATACAGAATTGTTTCTAACTAAACCAATAACATCTGACTGAACCAGCAACGTGCAAGGTTCATTATTGTTGCACCAGTGATCAAGATAGCACGAACAAAAGTTTTCCCACCAGTGAAAAACTGAAATAGAAGTCTCACCAGTAACCTGACATAAGCAGAGGCATATTTCAGCTTGTATGACCCAGAATAATACCAACGATCAGTCAAATGCATTGTATCTATAAGATACTATAGAACTGTGCAACAAAACAAACCTCTTGCTCAACTAGTAAAAGAATCTCGCTTTTAAGCTCATCAAGACTTAAGGATTGAAATTCAGAATCAGTCCAGTGTTTGTTGTGGTCCCGTAAAGTCAGACGCAAGGCAACATTGTGATAAATTCCAGGACAAAGAAGCCTACGTACGAAGATTGATGAAATGAATCCCATAATTTGATCCTGCAAAGTGCAATAAAAGGTTAAGATGGACTCATACAGCATAAAATGCATAAACGGGGAAGCAGATtgagtatataattttttccaaCAAAATGAAAGCTATGTTTTAGAATAAAGACCTTCGCGGATGAAAATAGTGAATGTGAAGTCAAAAGAAGGTCATGCGAAGAGCTCCTAGCACTCAGAAATAACTGCTCAGAAATGTATTCCTCTTGTAAAGTGTAAGACCGTGCTTCCCTGGGTCAAGGAAAACAATTTAGAGTAGACCATTATCCACCATCAAGAAACAAACATCAAAGCAGTGAACACAAGAATGTCGGAAGTAGTAAATAGCACAGCCAACCACTACTATAAAGATACACCAGAGTAACAAATCTCAGAAATGAAACCTCTGGGAAGGGTTTCGCCTAGAGTTCTACACTTTTTTCAAAAGGACTCCATCACCAGGAATTGTAACACAAAAATTCgactactatatatatgttgaatCAATGTTTCCAAATAGTAAAGGTTCCAACAGAAGAGGACGAGAGAAAAAAAGACGTGCACATATGTACATAACCTCCTAAAACATCAGTATAATGCAATTTTTACATGGAGTATAAagattcaaccaaatcagcagAAACTTAAGTGTTCCCGAACTTACATGGTGCTAGATTTGTGGTACAACATGTGAGATGTCAATTCATCAGCCTTCAGAGTCCAGATCTTGTCGGATGTAAATCTGACATCACACAATTCCCCCTGCGAAATTCAGGAATCAGGGAAAACATAGTTATGAGCTAAAGAAAAACAGAATAGCATAGCATAGCATAGCATGTGTCACAACCAAAATACATACCCCTTCCAGTGAAATATTCTGTAGTCCAGAATCCAGAGACAAGGCTATCCCCTCCCCAGAACTAAAGTGCAGGCCATATACAGTGATCACGTCCACCACGTTGACATCCTTCAAAAATTGGGAAATGGTTATCACTTCAGAGAATGCAATAGAAAATGAATTACACAACTCCAGTCATTCGTTGAAATGCGTGTAGTAACAGCTTACCATAGTATTTCTATACAAGAGAGCTAAAGGAATGATGCCAGAATCGTAATCAGCTTTGCCCAACCATAACCTCAGACACATAACCCCTAGTGAAAGAAGCATGAATAAAAGTTAATCAAACGAAATAAATTAATGGTCACTGACGGAAGTAACAGATATTACCCTCAACGTTTTTAGCAGCTATACTCTGACACAAAACCCTGCTACAGGTAAAAATGTCCCAGACACGTAACGCCCCATCAGCATGAAGCACGCATATAAAATATCTTCCATAAACTTCTGATATAAACAAATCTTGCACAGCTGCAACAACTGTCCCCCTACATTACGCATTAAATATAGATGATGATGAACATCGAAAGATATCACTCCATAAAAGTCAAGacaattgttttataataaCGGTACTACAATACGTGCCTTACAAAACCCCAAAGACGACCAAGTCCTGTATCATCACGTAGCTCCTGGTGGAAACCTGATGAGGCAAATGATaagagaacaaaaagaaaaaaggagaTACTAAGTCATGGCAGAGTTAATCCACCTGGTGGTCTCTGAGGTTGGAAGCAATAGACACAGCCATCAGACCTCCCAAGGAAAAGGAACCCAGGCGATGCAGCCACACTAGTAGCATGAGTTTCGTTCAAGTAAGGTCGAACATCCAAGTGGGTCAGATGGTCAAGCGGGAAGACTGAGCCGGACTTATAGGCTGAAGTATTATCGAGTTTAAGGAGGTAGACAACACCAGAGGGCGTGAGAGCGTAAAGAAAGAAGACGAGACGACCACTATCATTACCCTGCAATTCAATTCCCTAACTTCAATTTCAACATAAACTAAAagtggagaagagaagagggtTTCAATCTACCTCGTCGGCGAAAAGAAAAGCGAAAGGGGAGAGGGTATGAGCGAAGACGAAGCGAAGCCCAGTTAAAGGAAACCCAGATTCAGAAGAGAGCTGAAGAAGCTCGAGAACGTTTGAGCTCGTTTTGTTGATTCTCCAAACGAAAGAGATCGGAGGTTCGCCAATTACACAGCTCGAAGCGTAGTCTTCTTCCGACGATGGAAGGAGAACACATCCATTGTCCTCCGTACAAGGAGGAGCAGAGACTGATATATCGACCCATTTGACAACACTTCCGCCGCCTGCGACTGGAACCTCCATACCGGCAGACGAACTCAGACGATTCctctccattttttttcttctttgaaccctaaacctttcCTCACTCAGCAAAATTGttaacggaaaaaaaaaagaagaggatgATTCTCCGGTTACATGTATTTGGTCACTCAGCCCATTAATGATCTTTAATGGGCCTATAAATTGTTCAGCCCATTAAGTATTTGGtaatgtaaaactcatattgcTAGACTTCAATCGGGCGATCGATCTTATCCCCTAACGAGTTAAAATATCAGAGATTAGTCGGGGATTGTTGTATAATATAACTTAGgagttatatttattatttatatatggtgGTGTGTTTGTGTTGTACGAGTGAGAGAGAGTGAAAAACCaatgtcttttctttttatttcagaTTGTCTATCACAAAGTGTCATCACTCCTATTTATAGTTGATACA
It encodes the following:
- the LOC106376945 gene encoding nuclear pore complex protein NUP160-like encodes the protein MERNRLSSSAGMEVPVAGGGSVVKWVDISVSAPPCTEDNGCVLLPSSEEDYASSCVIGEPPISFVWRINKTSSNVLELLQLSSESGFPLTGLRFVFAHTLSPFAFLFADEGNDSGRLVFFLYALTPSGVVYLLKLDNTSAYKSGSVFPLDHLTHLDVRPYLNETHATSVAASPGFLFLGRSDGCVYCFQPQRPPGFHQELRDDTGLGRLWGFVRGTVVAAVQDLFISEVYGRYFICVLHADGALRVWDIFTCSRVLCQSIAAKNVEGVMCLRLWLGKADYDSGIIPLALLYRNTMDVNVVDVITVYGLHFSSGEGIALSLDSGLQNISLEGGELCDVRFTSDKIWTLKADELTSHMLYHKSSTMEARSYTLQEEYISEQLFLSARSSSHDLLLTSHSLFSSAKDQIMGFISSIFVRRLLCPGIYHNVALRLTLRDHNKHWTDSEFQSLSLDELKSEILLLVEQEVTGETSISVFHWWENFCSCYLDHWCNNNEPCTLLVQSDVIGLVRNNSVSLFSRLENVEHSLGGSSSEHSGLTSLGLGMSINEHEILSEVLRCTLKINKQWGAAPYAMYYESVTGRPVISSEEIVPRLVNILESGYAMSIGQRTWSDLGTDRAWEKELEAQKNLRTFSIEMLLSLSALCQRAGSWGKVFTIMEHYLQYLVPKKVMHNNVGETLSDICSSILVQATSQFAQVMFESAFDIFLLVSYLLNISEQVNMSQQDICKLRLELLPMIQDIVSEWLIVLFFVTTPAQLTSMDDFSSKLSSLQIDSSIDKRSWNTMLGKCGFSLAYILLFSDRSCIVDSRFNLRYLPSSQIITSLVQNFISWIRYSKTGEDASSLLRRSTELTLRLIRNGQADAVERILLVVEASLRGEKTFGHAQDTNGDWCLLQHLRGCCLLDQVQRGACGISRERKISDSIRCFFRASSGEGSWKALHSLAKEAGFSHSTIGASISDGEKSCATWKLHYYEWAMQIFERYNISEGACQFAYAALEQVDEAINFMESSENVHPPVTATYCRGRLWANVFKFTLDLNLLNDAYCAIISNPDEEIKRICLRRFIIVLFECGKTKILSEGHLPFIGLSDKITQELFWKAGRSEIMIKPNPYKLLYAYEMRRHNWRMAASYMYQFSARLRSEAASTDYKHKSLVLQERLNGLSAAINALSLVHPGHAWIDPLPEESMHYPAKKAKRVEEQQSVRSSDQPKGYQSCIDIEKIQNEYVFTTAEYLLSLKNFEWTYSGLEKPPPDLVDLLVQADLYDMAFTVVLKFWRGSALKRELEKIFENMTIRCCPAKGTLWSSNDLRPNLLLTSTEDEVTHSPDRSPAAQSSNLAGDWEILEVYLKRYKDIHARLPVTVASTLLQADSCIELPLWLVHMFKDGKKEKALGMGGQEASPASLFQLYVDYGRLTEATNLLLEYMESFASSKPAEVLKRKKVSGVWFPYTTVERLWWALEKTMNSGRMLEQCQKLKGQLQQALLNHLKLLKVDSDDAVSSATG